One Mycolicibacterium doricum genomic window, CGTCCCGCTGGGATGCGGGGTCGACCACCTCGATGCCGGTGAACAGCCGCACCTCGTCGAGGTTCGGGGTGACCAGCGTGGCGATCGGGAACAGTTCGGTGCGCAACGCGTCGAGCGCCGTGGGGTGCAGCAGCGGATCGCCGTGCATCGACGCGCACACCGGGTCGACCACCAGCGGCGCCGGTTGCAGGCGGCGCCAGGTGTCGGCGACGGCGGTGATGATCTCCGAGGAGGCCAGCATCCCGGTCTTGGCCGCCTGGATGCCGATGTCGGAGACCACCGCCTCGATCTGGCCGATGACGACGTCGATCGGGATCTCGTGAAAGCCCCTCACGCCCACCGAATTCTGCACGGTGACGGCGACCACCGCGACGCAACCGTGGACGCCCAGCATGGCGAAGGTGCGCGAGTCGGCCTGGATACCGGCGCCGCCGCCGGAGTCGGTGCCCGCGATGGTCATCACCCGTGCCGGGGTCTGACCGGGCGGCGTGAGTGGCAGGTAGTTCACGAGGTCAACGGGAGGTAGACACGGTTGCCGTGCTCGGCGAACTCGGCCGATTTCGCATCCATGGCCTCGCGGATGGAGTCTTTGAGATCGGCGGTGATCCGCATCGAGCAGAATTTCGGGCCACACATCGAACAGAAGTGGGCGCTCTTGGCCGGCTCGGCCGGCAGCGTCTCGTCGTGGAAGTCCCGCGCGGTGTCGGGGTCGAGGGACAGGGCGAACTGGTCGTGCCAGCGGAATTCGAACCGCGCCTTCGACAGTGCGTCGTCGCGGTCCTGGGCGCGCGGGTGCCCCTTGGCGAGGTCGGCTGCGTGTGCGGCGATCTTGTAGGCGATGACCCCGTCCTTGACATCCTTGCGGTCGGGTAGCCCCAGGTGTTCCTTCGGTGTGACGTAGCACAGCATCGCGGTGCCGGCCTGGGCGATCATCGCCGCCCCGATGGCCGAGGTGATGTGGTCGTAGGCGGGTGCGATGTCGGTGGTCAGCGGACCGAGGGTGTAGAACGGCGCGTCATCGCAGAGTTCCTGTTCCAGCCGGACATTCTCGACGATCTTGTGCATCGGCACATGGCCCGGTCCTTCGATCATGACCTGCACACCGTGGTTCTTCGCGATCTTCGTCAGCTCACCGAGGGTGCGCAGCTCGGCGAACTGCGCCTCGTCGTTGGCGTCGGCGATCGACCCGGGTCGCAGCCCGTCACCGAGCGAGAACGTCACGTCGTAGCGGGCCAGGATCTCGCAGAGTTCAGCGAAGTGGGTGTACAGGAACGACTCGGTGTGGTGAGCCAGACACCACGCCGCCATGATTGAACCGCCACGGCTGACGATGCCCGTGACACGGTCGATGGTGAGGGGAATGTGGCGGAGCAGCACCCCGGCGTGCACGGTCATGTAGTCGACACCCTGCTCACATTGCTCGACGACGGTGTCGCGGTAGACGTCCCACGTCA contains:
- the thiD gene encoding bifunctional hydroxymethylpyrimidine kinase/phosphomethylpyrimidine kinase, giving the protein MTIAGTDSGGGAGIQADSRTFAMLGVHGCVAVVAVTVQNSVGVRGFHEIPIDVVIGQIEAVVSDIGIQAAKTGMLASSEIITAVADTWRRLQPAPLVVDPVCASMHGDPLLHPTALDALRTELFPIATLVTPNLDEVRLFTGIEVVDPASQRDAARALHALGPQWALVKGGHLRSSAHSPDLLFDGSEFYEFDAVRIDTSHDHGAGDSLAAAMVSALAHGYSVPDAVAFAKRWVTECLRAAYPLGHGHGPVSALFRLSADDTR
- the thiC gene encoding phosphomethylpyrimidine synthase ThiC, with protein sequence MTDMCAPITGSSKVYRDVDGMRVPFRRVELTNGEHLDLYDTSGPYTDPEADIDLSRGLQPRTRVVGDRGTQLQRARAGEVTAEMAFVAAREGIPPEVVRAEVAAGRAVIPANHNHPELEPMIIGKAFSVKVNANIGNSAVTSSMAEEVDKMVWATRWGADTIMDLSTGRDIHLTREWILRNSPVPVGTVPIYQALEKVGGDPTRLTWDVYRDTVVEQCEQGVDYMTVHAGVLLRHIPLTIDRVTGIVSRGGSIMAAWCLAHHTESFLYTHFAELCEILARYDVTFSLGDGLRPGSIADANDEAQFAELRTLGELTKIAKNHGVQVMIEGPGHVPMHKIVENVRLEQELCDDAPFYTLGPLTTDIAPAYDHITSAIGAAMIAQAGTAMLCYVTPKEHLGLPDRKDVKDGVIAYKIAAHAADLAKGHPRAQDRDDALSKARFEFRWHDQFALSLDPDTARDFHDETLPAEPAKSAHFCSMCGPKFCSMRITADLKDSIREAMDAKSAEFAEHGNRVYLPLTS